The Amycolatopsis coloradensis sequence GCGGCTCGTGGCTCACCGGTGACCAGGCGCAGGGCGTCACCTCCGGTGGCTCCGGCAACTGCACCTCCGGCGGCACCATCTACTTCCAGCCGATTTCGGAGATCCTGAGCGTCTACAACCTGCGTCTGACGGTCAGCGGCAACCCACCGTCCAGCACCACCACGACGCCGACCACGCCCACCACCCCGACCAGCCCGACGACGTCGAACCCGCCGGGCGGCACCTGGGCGCCGTACACGTACTACGGCTCCGGCGCGACCGCCAGCTACGGCGGCAGCAACTACCGGGTCATCCAGCCGCACACCTCAATGCCCGGTTGGGAACCACCGAACGTGCCCGCGCTTTGGGAACTCGCCTGACCTGGACCGCCCCCGGCGACCTCACCTCGCCGGGGGCGGCTCCTCCCCCTGACGACGGCGCGCTGACGGCGGATCTCGAATCCCTCGTCCCCCGCGCCCGCCGCGGCGACCCCGCGGCGACGAACGAGCTGATGAACATCGTCCAGCCGGTGGTCGCGGACTACTGCCGGAGCCGGATGGACGGAACCGACGCGCGGGAGATCGCCGCGGACGACGTCGCGCAGGAGACCTGTCTCGCCGTGCTCACCAGCCTGCCCACCGCGCGGACCACCGGAGGCTCTTTCCTCACCGCCGTCCTGGGAATCGCGGCGAGGAAGGTCGCCGCCGCTTTCCGGCGGCGAGCCCGGGACAAGTCGGAACCCACGCCCGATCCGCCCGAACGCGCGACGCCCGAACCCAACGAACCCGAGTGGCAGGCGCTGGCCGCCGACGGCCACGACCGGTTGACGCGGCTGATGAGCACCCTGCCCGGTATCCAGCAGGAGATCCTCCGGCTGCGGATCACGGTCGGCATGACGGCGCCCGAGGCGGGCGCGGTCCTGCGGGTGAGCCCCGGCCTGGTCCGGGTCGCCCAGCATCGCGCCCTGCACAAACTCCGCACGATCATCAGCGAGGACGACCTGTGATCAGCCCCCTGATCGGTCCCGGGGACGGCCACACCTGGCCGACGGAGATCGATGTCCGGCATCTGCGCCTCCTCGACGCCATCGCGTCGGCGGGCAGCATCGCGAAGGCCGCGACCGCACTCGGGCTCTCCCAGCCCGCGTTGAGCACGCAGCTCCACCGAGTCGAACGGGCACTGGAACGGACGGTGTTCGAACGCGACCGGCACGGCGTGCGGCCCACCGCGCTGGGCGAGGTGCTCCTGAACCACGCGCGCCGGGTACTGGCCGCGGCGGACGACCTCGAACTGGCGATCCGCCGGTTCCACAGCGCGCCTTCCGAGGGACTGCTCCGGATCGGCGCGCTTCCGACCGTCTTCGCCGAGACGCTGAGCGGTGTGGTCGCCGCGGCGGCTCGTGGCCGTCCCGTCGAACTGCTGGCCGTGACCAGCCGGACGGCGTTGTTCTCGGCGCTGGTCGACGGCACGGTCGAATTGGCGCTGTACATGGATCACCCAGGGCAGGAGATCGTTCCGCCCGACGGCGTCCACATGCTTCCTGTCGGCACGGAGCCGGTCTTCGTGGTCGTGTCCCCGGACCATCCCGCCGCCGGACTCGGCGAGGTGTCCCTGGCCGAGCTCGACGGCTCGGTCTGGCTGATGCCGTCGGACGAGGACGACGAGTTCCACGCTCACCTGACCGACCAGTGCGCCCGCGCCGGCCTCGGCGAGATCACCGTGCGGAAGCTGGATCCGATGGCGTTGCGGCAGAGCGTCCGGCACGAACCTCGCGCGGTGGCGCCCGCCCGCTCCCTCGGTTCCGGTTCCACGATCCCGGGCCCGGTGGTGGCGCTGCGGGGTGTGCCGCTGAGGACGCGGCATCTCCTGCTGTGGCGGGACGGCTCGTCCATCGACGTGCCCACTGTCCGAAGTGGACTGGTGGACGCGATCACCGAGCCCGCCGCGATCCGGCATCGGCTTCCCGAGTGGGCGGCCGCCAACCCCGGCTGGCTCGGCACCTGACCGGATTCAGCGCTGGATGCAGTCGAGACCGAGGCCGAAGGCCGTGAGCACGTACTGACAGATATGCGTCGCGTGCGCTTCGTCGGTCTCGAGGCAGCCCACCGGCACGCCCAGCAGATCGAC is a genomic window containing:
- a CDS encoding sigma-70 family RNA polymerase sigma factor, whose product is MGTRLTWTAPGDLTSPGAAPPPDDGALTADLESLVPRARRGDPAATNELMNIVQPVVADYCRSRMDGTDAREIAADDVAQETCLAVLTSLPTARTTGGSFLTAVLGIAARKVAAAFRRRARDKSEPTPDPPERATPEPNEPEWQALAADGHDRLTRLMSTLPGIQQEILRLRITVGMTAPEAGAVLRVSPGLVRVAQHRALHKLRTIISEDDL
- a CDS encoding LysR family transcriptional regulator — encoded protein: MISPLIGPGDGHTWPTEIDVRHLRLLDAIASAGSIAKAATALGLSQPALSTQLHRVERALERTVFERDRHGVRPTALGEVLLNHARRVLAAADDLELAIRRFHSAPSEGLLRIGALPTVFAETLSGVVAAAARGRPVELLAVTSRTALFSALVDGTVELALYMDHPGQEIVPPDGVHMLPVGTEPVFVVVSPDHPAAGLGEVSLAELDGSVWLMPSDEDDEFHAHLTDQCARAGLGEITVRKLDPMALRQSVRHEPRAVAPARSLGSGSTIPGPVVALRGVPLRTRHLLLWRDGSSIDVPTVRSGLVDAITEPAAIRHRLPEWAAANPGWLGT